One region of Acidovorax sp. T1 genomic DNA includes:
- the istA gene encoding IS21 family transposase encodes MNVLKSNQRATIETLLERNTSQREIARITGIDRKTVRSYHQRWLEQLQSNSPGVATGSAGQIPPPWPPAPGPVATSLCEPWREFIEAQLRLKRNATAIYQDLVDQHGFDGQYNSVKRFCAKLRHKEPEQFDRLSFLPGEEMQVDYGEGAPTRVPGSDRYRKPRLFVATLRYSRASFRCVVWKSSQQIWAELHERALRYFGGCPQYVVLDNLKEGVLKPDLYEPDLNPVYAAALAHYGVVADPARVRDPNRKGTVEHAIGHTQATALKGRRFESIEAQNEFLAHWEKSWASKRIHGTERRQVQAMFEEERSHLKPLPVLGMQYFDEAVRTVCDDSCVRVDHSSYAARPANIGSKVLVRIYAQRIEIRDMHTRALLRTHAKAERPGTVILPMEERVFNPSRETRLILRQAGEIGEHASRLCELLFAIEGRVGQRKLWGIVGLMRRYPAHCINAACAQALEQGVYSYKRVLALTEALFAQAMAAIEATCGEAPAAGAHALTQQHELIRDAEEYSDLFALAAATANTTTTTTTTTNTNNTTNAPGVQP; translated from the coding sequence GTGAATGTCTTGAAGTCCAACCAACGCGCCACCATAGAGACACTGCTGGAGCGCAACACATCGCAACGCGAGATCGCCCGCATCACGGGCATCGACCGCAAGACGGTCAGGAGCTACCACCAGCGCTGGCTGGAGCAACTGCAGTCAAATTCCCCCGGGGTGGCCACCGGCTCGGCAGGTCAAATTCCCCCACCCTGGCCACCGGCTCCTGGGCCGGTGGCCACCTCCCTGTGCGAACCCTGGCGCGAGTTCATCGAAGCCCAGCTGCGGCTGAAGCGAAACGCCACGGCCATCTACCAGGACCTGGTCGACCAGCACGGCTTTGATGGCCAGTACAACTCGGTCAAACGCTTCTGTGCAAAGTTGCGGCACAAGGAGCCCGAGCAGTTCGATCGCCTGTCCTTCCTGCCCGGCGAGGAGATGCAGGTGGACTACGGCGAGGGCGCGCCCACCCGCGTGCCCGGCAGCGACCGGTACCGCAAGCCCCGCCTGTTCGTGGCCACCTTGCGGTATTCCCGTGCCAGTTTCCGGTGCGTGGTCTGGAAGTCCAGCCAGCAGATCTGGGCCGAGCTGCACGAGCGGGCCCTGCGGTACTTCGGGGGCTGCCCCCAGTACGTGGTGCTGGACAATCTGAAGGAAGGCGTCCTCAAGCCCGACCTGTACGAGCCCGATCTCAACCCGGTGTACGCCGCCGCCCTGGCGCACTACGGCGTGGTGGCCGACCCGGCGCGGGTGCGAGACCCCAACCGCAAGGGCACGGTGGAGCATGCCATCGGCCATACCCAGGCCACGGCCTTGAAGGGCCGGCGCTTTGAGTCCATCGAGGCCCAGAACGAGTTCCTGGCGCACTGGGAGAAGAGCTGGGCATCCAAGCGCATCCACGGCACCGAGCGACGCCAGGTGCAGGCCATGTTCGAGGAAGAGCGCAGCCACCTCAAACCCCTGCCAGTGCTGGGAATGCAGTATTTCGACGAGGCGGTGCGCACCGTCTGCGACGACAGCTGTGTGCGGGTGGATCACAGCAGCTACGCCGCTCGCCCGGCGAACATCGGCTCCAAGGTGTTGGTGCGCATCTACGCCCAGCGCATCGAGATTCGTGACATGCACACCCGTGCCTTGCTGCGCACCCACGCCAAGGCCGAGCGTCCCGGCACGGTGATTCTGCCCATGGAGGAGCGGGTGTTCAATCCGTCTCGCGAGACCCGCCTGATCCTGCGTCAGGCCGGCGAGATTGGTGAGCACGCCAGCCGGCTGTGTGAGCTGCTCTTTGCCATCGAGGGTCGTGTCGGGCAGCGCAAGCTCTGGGGCATTGTGGGACTCATGCGCCGTTACCCGGCGCACTGCATCAATGCCGCCTGCGCCCAGGCCCTGGAGCAAGGGGTCTACAGCTACAAGCGCGTGCTGGCGCTGACCGAAGCCCTCTTTGCCCAGGCGATGGCGGCCATCGAGGCTACCTGCGGCGAAGCACCCGCCGCCGGTGCCCACGCGCTGACGCAGCAGCATGAGCTCATCCGAGACGCTGAGGAGTACAGCGATCTCTTCGCGCTCGCCGCCGCCACGGCAAACACCACCACCACCACCACCACCACCACCAACACCAACAACACCACCAACGCACCGGGAGTTCAGCCATGA
- a CDS encoding purine-cytosine permease family protein gives MSTRTPSANEALTPVSSERRVFGWHDHASLWFSLGVGLLVMQVGAYLMPALGTQEALWAIVAGSMLGAGLLGWVAKLGCDSGLASAGLMHAVYGRRFAGLPIILNIVQLVGWGTFELVVMRDATVAIGQQSGSMAGAHWPVAATLLWGGVVMLLISGSMVQLVRKVIARVALPLVVLSLLWLSWQFVSLAQAQGFEALWKRQGDGGMGVLPALDLVIAMPISWLPLVADYARHGKSGGAALRGTWLGYALANMWCYALGVLVALTLPSKDLVQALLLAQGGLIALSLILIDEVDNAYGDTYSGAVSAHSLLPRWGVRRWGLAMTALCTALALVLPMHSLEPFLLLLSSVFVPLFGVILGRLAFGANAPALLAGARPVHAAPVVLWLLGIAVYHLAPKLVPGLGSALPTLVLSFLLAWVTRPRQA, from the coding sequence ATGAGCACCCGCACCCCATCTGCCAACGAGGCGCTGACACCCGTTTCCAGCGAGCGGCGCGTGTTTGGCTGGCACGACCACGCCTCGCTGTGGTTCAGCCTGGGCGTGGGCCTGCTGGTGATGCAGGTGGGCGCGTACCTGATGCCCGCGCTCGGAACCCAAGAGGCCCTGTGGGCCATCGTGGCGGGCTCGATGCTGGGCGCTGGCTTGCTGGGCTGGGTGGCCAAGCTGGGCTGCGACAGCGGGCTGGCCAGCGCGGGCCTGATGCATGCGGTGTATGGCCGCCGCTTTGCGGGGCTGCCCATCATCCTGAACATCGTGCAGCTGGTGGGCTGGGGCACGTTCGAGCTGGTGGTGATGCGCGATGCCACGGTGGCCATCGGTCAGCAGTCGGGCAGCATGGCGGGCGCACATTGGCCGGTAGCGGCCACGCTGCTGTGGGGCGGCGTGGTGATGCTGCTGATCAGCGGCTCGATGGTGCAGCTGGTGCGCAAGGTGATTGCGCGGGTGGCGCTGCCGCTGGTGGTGCTGTCGCTGCTGTGGCTGAGCTGGCAGTTTGTGTCGCTGGCGCAGGCCCAGGGTTTTGAGGCGCTGTGGAAGCGCCAGGGTGACGGCGGCATGGGCGTGCTGCCTGCGCTCGATCTGGTGATTGCCATGCCGATCTCGTGGCTGCCGCTGGTGGCCGACTACGCCCGCCATGGCAAAAGCGGCGGCGCCGCCCTGCGCGGCACCTGGCTGGGGTATGCGTTGGCCAACATGTGGTGCTATGCCCTCGGTGTGCTGGTGGCATTGACCTTGCCCAGCAAGGACCTGGTGCAGGCCTTGCTGCTGGCCCAGGGCGGGCTGATTGCGCTGTCGCTGATATTGATTGACGAGGTGGACAACGCCTACGGCGACACCTATTCGGGCGCCGTGTCGGCGCACAGCCTGCTGCCGCGCTGGGGCGTGCGCCGCTGGGGCCTGGCCATGACCGCGCTGTGCACGGCTCTGGCGCTGGTGTTGCCCATGCACAGCCTGGAGCCGTTTTTGCTGCTGCTGAGTTCGGTGTTTGTGCCCTTGTTCGGCGTCATCCTGGGGCGCCTGGCTTTTGGGGCCAATGCGCCGGCGTTGCTGGCTGGCGCCCGCCCCGTTCATGCGGCGCCCGTGGTGCTGTGGTTGCTGGGCATTGCGGTGTATCACCTGGCGCCCAAACTGGTGCCTGGGCTGGGTTCGGCCTTGCCGACGCTGGTGTTGAGTTTTCTGCTGGCCTGGGTGACGCGTCCACGGCAGGCATGA
- a CDS encoding FAD-dependent oxidoreductase, producing the protein MPLQPSSFAILGAGLMGRLLAVELARQGHRVDIYDAGGPAAEHSAATVAAAMLAPLAESAITEPGVVRMGQHALTRWPQLLAALAEPVFFQQAGTLIVWHRQDAAEAQRLTRQLEANQHQVPDLPALQKLDSGALEQVEPALAHRFNQGLYLPGEGQLDNRQLLAALVVEMGQLAVRTHWHTPQSPEAFSPGAPGQPDWVLDCRGLGAKGQWSALRGVRGEVARIHAPDVTLQRPTRLVHPRYPIYIAPKQDHLFVIGATEIESNDLSPASVRSTLELLSAAYAVHPGFAEGRILELATQCRPTLPDNLPAIRQPRPGVLQINGLYRHGFMISPAMLDVTLEVLNTGQSALSERFDLRVELEPTAPTPTGVAAPAIA; encoded by the coding sequence ATGCCACTTCAACCCTCTTCTTTTGCCATTTTGGGCGCGGGCCTCATGGGCCGCCTGCTTGCGGTGGAACTGGCCCGCCAGGGTCACCGTGTGGACATCTACGACGCGGGTGGCCCGGCCGCTGAACATTCGGCCGCGACCGTGGCCGCCGCCATGCTGGCACCGCTGGCCGAATCGGCCATCACCGAGCCTGGCGTGGTGCGCATGGGCCAGCATGCCCTCACCCGCTGGCCGCAGCTGCTGGCAGCGCTGGCCGAGCCCGTGTTCTTCCAGCAGGCCGGCACGCTCATCGTGTGGCACCGGCAGGACGCGGCCGAAGCCCAACGGCTCACGCGCCAGCTGGAGGCCAACCAGCACCAGGTGCCCGATCTGCCCGCCCTGCAAAAGCTCGACAGCGGCGCCCTGGAACAGGTGGAGCCCGCCCTTGCGCACCGCTTCAACCAGGGCCTGTACCTGCCCGGCGAGGGCCAGCTCGACAACCGCCAGTTGCTGGCGGCCCTGGTGGTGGAGATGGGGCAGTTGGCCGTGCGCACGCACTGGCACACGCCCCAGTCGCCCGAGGCCTTTTCGCCCGGCGCCCCCGGCCAGCCCGACTGGGTGCTGGACTGCCGTGGCCTGGGCGCCAAGGGCCAGTGGAGCGCATTGCGCGGTGTGCGGGGCGAAGTTGCGCGCATCCATGCACCGGATGTCACGCTGCAGCGCCCGACACGGCTGGTGCACCCCCGCTATCCCATCTACATCGCACCCAAGCAAGACCATCTGTTCGTGATCGGTGCGACCGAGATCGAATCAAACGACCTCTCGCCCGCCAGTGTGCGATCCACACTGGAGCTGCTCAGCGCAGCCTATGCCGTGCACCCCGGCTTTGCGGAAGGCCGCATTCTGGAATTGGCCACGCAGTGCCGCCCCACGCTGCCCGACAACCTGCCCGCCATCCGCCAGCCCCGCCCGGGCGTGCTGCAGATCAATGGTCTGTACCGCCACGGCTTCATGATCTCGCCTGCCATGCTGGACGTGACCCTGGAGGTGCTGAACACGGGACAATCGGCCTTGTCCGAACGTTTTGACCTCCGGGTGGAACTGGAGCCCACCGCCCCAACCCCGACCGGCGTTGCAGCCCCCGCAATTGCATGA
- the fdxA gene encoding ferredoxin FdxA, with the protein MTHVVSENCIKCKYTDCVDVCPVDCFREGPNMLVIDPDECIDCAVCIPECPANAIFAEEDLPADQIAFIKLNADLAFADGWKSITKRKPALPDADEWNGKPGKVNDLVK; encoded by the coding sequence ATGACCCACGTCGTCTCCGAAAACTGCATCAAGTGCAAGTACACCGATTGTGTGGACGTGTGCCCCGTGGACTGCTTCCGCGAAGGCCCGAACATGCTCGTCATCGACCCCGATGAGTGCATCGACTGCGCCGTCTGCATCCCCGAGTGCCCGGCCAACGCCATCTTTGCCGAGGAAGACCTGCCGGCCGACCAGATCGCCTTCATCAAGCTCAACGCCGACCTGGCCTTTGCCGACGGCTGGAAGAGCATCACCAAGCGCAAGCCCGCGCTGCCCGACGCCGACGAATGGAACGGCAAGCCGGGCAAGGTCAACGACCTGGTCAAGTGA
- the istB gene encoding IS21-like element helper ATPase IstB, protein MNMIEIERALRELRLSGIAETLSTRVMQAQAAQQPFLETFAAMLQDELDRRRSRLTERRFKRSGLDERPSLADFDWRFNPKLPRSACFELHTLKFIGEGANALIIGKPGTGKSHVAKAVAYQATLQGYDVRYLEADTEFARYALATTAERTELLKDWVAPDLLVLDDLFLARRISEHAAEVLQAIVHQRYKLRRAVLITSNRVVQDWGKYLGDATMASTILDRLMHRCAMLEFEGKSYRLKEAAARIAITPESS, encoded by the coding sequence ATGAACATGATCGAGATCGAACGCGCGCTGCGCGAGCTGCGCCTGTCCGGCATCGCCGAGACCCTGTCCACCCGCGTGATGCAGGCCCAGGCCGCCCAGCAGCCTTTCCTGGAGACCTTCGCCGCCATGCTGCAAGACGAGCTGGACCGCCGGCGCTCTCGCCTGACCGAGCGCCGCTTCAAGCGCTCGGGTCTGGATGAGCGCCCCTCGCTGGCTGACTTCGACTGGCGTTTCAACCCGAAGCTGCCGCGCAGCGCCTGCTTCGAGTTGCACACCCTGAAGTTCATCGGCGAGGGGGCCAACGCGCTGATCATCGGCAAGCCGGGCACCGGCAAGAGCCATGTGGCCAAGGCCGTGGCCTACCAGGCCACGCTGCAGGGCTATGACGTGCGTTACCTGGAAGCCGACACCGAGTTCGCCCGTTACGCGCTGGCCACTACGGCAGAGCGCACCGAGCTGCTCAAGGACTGGGTCGCGCCGGACCTGCTCGTCCTCGATGACCTGTTCCTGGCCAGACGCATCAGCGAGCATGCCGCTGAAGTCCTACAGGCCATCGTGCACCAGCGCTACAAGCTGCGCCGCGCTGTTCTCATCACGTCCAACCGCGTGGTGCAGGACTGGGGCAAATACCTCGGCGACGCCACCATGGCCAGCACCATCCTGGATCGCCTCATGCACCGCTGCGCGATGCTGGAGTTCGAGGGCAAGAGCTACCGCCTCAAGGAGGCCGCTGCACGCATCGCCATCACACCCGAGTCGTCATAA
- a CDS encoding sulfate adenylyltransferase subunit 1: MTNTINSIATSAIQTSASGTNDHISALKFITCGSVDDGKSTLIGRLLVDSRAVLQDHLAGVQRGGETDLALLTDGLSAEREQGITIDVAYRYFATETRKFIIGDAPGHEQYTRNMVTAASSADAAVVLVDATKLDWKNPQLALLPQTRRHSLLAHLLRVHSLVFAVNKLDAVEDPALAWKHIQGALQSFAQAAGITVRATVPVSALKGWNVVDAHPGWGGYEGPTLLQVLEALPNTPADTGLPLAFPVQWVEKSSSSSSDTSQGRRVFWGRVAAGAVAPGTAVQIFPSGQLATVAQVLDHARRPSDVPAGTSAGIILDREVDVSRGDWILAAPTAAAAAPAEDDFGDTPAATPAWPARRELRTTIAWMDDEPLVAGRVYWALHGHRWVKAKVKAVVHKLNINTLAEEPATQLDPNAIGHVQLVLQEAIPAAAFGKARVLGSLILVDTASHKTAGAVLVN, from the coding sequence ATGACAAACACTATTAATTCGATAGCTACCAGCGCAATCCAGACAAGCGCTAGCGGCACAAATGACCATATTTCTGCCCTCAAGTTCATCACCTGCGGATCGGTCGATGACGGCAAGAGCACACTGATCGGCCGCCTGCTGGTGGACAGCCGCGCGGTGCTGCAAGACCACCTGGCCGGCGTGCAGCGCGGCGGCGAAACCGACCTGGCCCTGCTGACCGACGGCCTCTCCGCCGAGCGCGAGCAAGGCATCACCATCGACGTGGCCTACCGCTACTTCGCCACCGAAACGCGCAAGTTCATCATCGGCGACGCGCCCGGCCACGAGCAGTACACCCGCAACATGGTCACGGCCGCCAGCAGCGCCGACGCCGCCGTGGTGCTGGTCGATGCCACCAAGCTCGACTGGAAGAATCCGCAACTCGCCCTGCTGCCCCAAACCCGCCGCCACAGCCTGCTGGCGCATCTGCTGCGCGTGCACTCGCTGGTGTTTGCCGTGAACAAGCTCGACGCGGTGGAAGACCCCGCGCTGGCCTGGAAGCACATCCAGGGCGCACTGCAGTCCTTCGCCCAGGCGGCTGGCATTACCGTGCGCGCCACGGTGCCCGTGTCCGCCCTCAAGGGCTGGAACGTGGTGGACGCCCATCCCGGCTGGGGTGGCTACGAAGGCCCCACGCTGCTGCAGGTGCTCGAAGCATTGCCCAACACGCCTGCCGACACCGGCCTGCCGCTGGCTTTTCCGGTGCAGTGGGTCGAAAAATCCTCGTCCTCGTCGTCCGACACCTCCCAAGGCCGCCGCGTGTTCTGGGGCCGCGTGGCCGCAGGCGCCGTGGCGCCTGGCACTGCCGTGCAGATTTTCCCCAGCGGCCAGCTCGCCACCGTGGCCCAGGTGCTGGACCACGCCCGCCGCCCCAGCGATGTGCCCGCAGGCACCAGCGCCGGCATCATCCTGGACCGCGAGGTGGATGTATCGCGGGGCGACTGGATCCTGGCCGCGCCCACCGCCGCTGCAGCAGCACCTGCCGAAGACGACTTTGGCGACACGCCCGCCGCCACACCCGCCTGGCCCGCCCGCCGCGAGCTGCGCACCACCATCGCCTGGATGGACGACGAGCCCCTGGTCGCAGGCCGCGTGTACTGGGCGCTGCACGGCCACCGCTGGGTCAAGGCCAAGGTGAAAGCCGTGGTGCACAAGCTCAACATCAACACGCTGGCCGAAGAGCCAGCCACGCAACTCGACCCCAACGCCATCGGCCATGTTCAGCTCGTGCTGCAGGAGGCCATTCCGGCCGCGGCCTTCGGCAAAGCGCGCGTGCTCGGATCGCTGATCCTGGTGGACACCGCCAGCCACAAAACCGCCGGTGCCGTGCTGGTCAACTGA
- the thiD gene encoding bifunctional hydroxymethylpyrimidine kinase/phosphomethylpyrimidine kinase, with translation MTIPTSSAAPRPRYVRVLSIAGSDSGGGAGIQADLKTFSALGCYGMTAITAITAQNTLGVTGIHGVPPDMLRAQIDAVAQDIGVDAVKIGMLASPEVVRVVAQAIRAHRLPHVVLDPVMVATSGDRLIASETVQVLVNELFPLATVVTPNLDEAALLLGREIEGIDALDDAARDLLALGAPAVLLKGGHLKGELVVDLLAMQTGLRKRLESARIATHNGHGTGCTLSSAIAAFLAQGHELPQAVEKARAYILGAIAAGADVHTGQGHGPLNHGYAPVVQMVVRA, from the coding sequence ATGACTATTCCAACCAGCTCCGCCGCGCCGCGGCCGCGCTACGTGCGCGTGCTGTCCATCGCCGGCTCCGACAGCGGCGGTGGCGCGGGCATCCAGGCCGACCTCAAGACCTTCAGCGCCCTGGGCTGCTACGGCATGACCGCCATCACGGCCATCACCGCGCAGAACACGCTGGGCGTGACCGGCATCCACGGCGTGCCGCCCGACATGCTGCGCGCGCAGATCGATGCCGTGGCGCAGGACATTGGGGTGGACGCGGTCAAGATCGGCATGCTGGCATCGCCCGAAGTGGTGCGCGTGGTGGCGCAGGCCATCCGCGCTCACCGCCTTCCTCATGTGGTGCTTGACCCGGTGATGGTGGCCACCAGCGGCGACCGGCTGATCGCCAGCGAAACTGTGCAGGTGCTGGTGAACGAGCTGTTTCCGCTGGCCACCGTGGTCACGCCCAATCTTGACGAAGCAGCGCTGCTGCTGGGCCGCGAGATCGAAGGCATCGATGCCCTCGACGACGCCGCCCGCGATCTGCTGGCCCTGGGTGCACCTGCTGTGCTGCTCAAGGGCGGGCATCTGAAAGGCGAGCTTGTGGTGGACTTGCTGGCCATGCAAACGGGCCTGCGCAAGCGCCTTGAAAGCGCCCGCATCGCCACGCACAACGGCCACGGCACGGGCTGCACGCTGTCGTCGGCCATTGCCGCATTTTTGGCGCAGGGCCACGAACTGCCGCAGGCGGTGGAAAAGGCCCGCGCCTACATCCTGGGCGCCATTGCCGCCGGGGCCGACGTGCACACCGGCCAGGGCCACGGGCCGCTGAACCACGGGTATGCGCCGGTGGTGCAGATGGTGGTGCGAGCTTGA
- a CDS encoding NAD(P)/FAD-dependent oxidoreductase: MAQATDAVVIGAGPVGLFQVFQLGLHGLRAHVIDALPHPGGQCVELYGDKPIYDIPAIQACTGHELVQRLCAQIEPFAPAFHLGQQVSTVQAQPGGGFLVGTAQGTQLLARTVFIAAGVGAFMPRALKLPGLEAYEGTQLRYRLDEGTHLAGQRVVVHGGDEPAVQQAIACATAPEALRPARTTLQHRRDVFDAPPALLEQLQTLRAAGRIEVAIGVASGIIEEQGRLAALELTTPEGQPLRLPLDLLLVRLGLVPRLGPITEWGLQLERKQLVVTPATFATSTPGIHAVGDAITYPGKRKLILSGFHEATLAAFAAAEWLAGHKLPLEYTTSSEKLQGLLGVGELGN; this comes from the coding sequence ATGGCTCAAGCAACCGACGCCGTCGTCATCGGCGCGGGGCCTGTCGGGCTTTTTCAGGTGTTCCAGCTGGGCCTGCATGGCCTGCGCGCCCACGTCATCGACGCGCTGCCCCACCCCGGCGGCCAGTGCGTTGAGCTGTACGGCGACAAACCCATTTACGACATTCCCGCCATTCAAGCCTGCACCGGGCACGAACTGGTGCAGCGCCTGTGCGCGCAAATCGAGCCCTTTGCCCCCGCGTTCCACCTCGGCCAGCAGGTAAGCACCGTGCAGGCCCAACCCGGTGGCGGTTTCCTCGTCGGCACCGCGCAGGGCACCCAGCTGCTGGCGCGCACCGTGTTCATCGCCGCCGGCGTGGGCGCCTTCATGCCGCGCGCCCTCAAGCTGCCCGGCCTGGAGGCTTATGAGGGCACCCAGCTGCGCTACCGCCTGGACGAAGGCACGCACCTTGCCGGCCAGCGCGTGGTGGTGCATGGCGGCGACGAACCCGCCGTGCAGCAAGCCATTGCCTGCGCCACCGCCCCCGAGGCACTGCGCCCCGCCCGCACCACGCTGCAGCACCGCCGCGACGTGTTCGACGCACCGCCCGCCCTGCTGGAGCAACTGCAAACCCTGCGCGCCGCGGGCCGCATCGAAGTCGCCATCGGCGTGGCCAGCGGCATCATCGAAGAACAAGGGCGCCTGGCCGCGCTGGAGCTGACCACGCCCGAGGGCCAGCCCCTGCGCCTGCCGCTCGACCTGCTGCTGGTGCGCCTGGGCCTGGTGCCGCGCCTGGGCCCCATCACCGAATGGGGCCTGCAGCTAGAGCGCAAACAGCTCGTGGTCACCCCCGCCACCTTCGCCACCAGCACGCCCGGCATCCACGCCGTGGGCGACGCCATCACCTACCCCGGCAAACGCAAACTCATCCTGAGCGGCTTCCACGAAGCCACCCTCGCCGCCTTCGCCGCCGCCGAGTGGCTGGCGGGGCACAAGCTGCCGCTGGAGTACACGACGAGCAGCGAGAAGTTGCAGGGGTTGCTGGGGGTGGGGGAACTGGGGAACTGA
- the cysD gene encoding sulfate adenylyltransferase subunit CysD encodes MNARTDAARLQNNPMSYHLNNSHLDALEEETIFILREVAAAFERPALLFSGGKDSLVMLKCAEKAFGTKASGGGIPYPLLMIDTGHNFPEVTDFRDFRAKELGAELIVRSVEDSMARGTVRLAHPGESRNVHQSVTLLEAIEEFRFDALIGGARRDEEKARAKERIFSHRDSFGQWQPKAQRPELWTLFNTRLQPGEHFRVFPISNWTELDVWQYIDREQIGLPSIYYTHKRQVVDRRGMLMPVTELTPPRDGETVQTRDVRFRTVGDITCTAPVESTAATPAEIVIETLAADVSERGATRMDDKTSDASMEKRKKDGYF; translated from the coding sequence ATGAACGCCCGTACCGATGCAGCACGGCTGCAGAACAACCCCATGAGCTACCACCTCAACAACTCGCACCTCGACGCCCTGGAAGAAGAAACCATCTTCATCCTGCGCGAGGTGGCCGCCGCCTTTGAACGCCCCGCCCTGCTGTTTTCGGGCGGCAAGGATTCGCTGGTCATGCTCAAGTGCGCCGAAAAAGCCTTTGGCACCAAGGCCAGCGGCGGCGGCATTCCCTACCCGCTGCTCATGATCGACACCGGCCACAACTTCCCCGAGGTGACGGATTTCCGTGACTTCCGCGCGAAGGAACTGGGGGCCGAACTGATCGTGCGCAGCGTCGAGGACTCGATGGCGCGCGGCACCGTGCGCCTGGCGCACCCCGGCGAAAGCCGCAACGTGCACCAGTCGGTCACGCTGCTCGAAGCGATTGAAGAATTCCGCTTTGACGCGCTGATTGGCGGCGCCCGCCGCGACGAGGAAAAAGCCCGCGCCAAGGAGCGCATCTTCAGCCACCGCGACAGCTTTGGCCAATGGCAGCCCAAGGCCCAGCGCCCCGAGCTGTGGACGCTGTTCAACACCCGCCTGCAGCCCGGCGAGCACTTTCGCGTGTTCCCCATCAGCAACTGGACCGAGCTGGATGTGTGGCAGTACATCGACCGCGAGCAGATCGGCCTGCCCAGCATTTACTACACGCACAAGCGCCAGGTGGTGGACCGCCGGGGCATGCTGATGCCCGTGACCGAACTGACACCGCCGCGCGACGGCGAGACGGTGCAGACGCGCGACGTGCGCTTTCGCACCGTGGGCGACATCACCTGCACCGCACCGGTGGAAAGCACCGCCGCCACCCCGGCCGAGATCGTGATCGAGACCCTGGCCGCCGACGTGAGCGAGCGCGGCGCCACCCGCATGGACGACAAGACCAGCGACGCCTCGATGGAAAAGCGCAAGAAAGACGGTTATTTCTGA